In Thalassotalea fonticola, a single genomic region encodes these proteins:
- the ihfA gene encoding integration host factor subunit alpha, whose translation MALTKAEVSEHLYEELGLSKRDAKLLVEEFFEEIRGSLEGGEQVKLSGFGNFDLRVKNERPGRNPKTGEDIPISARKVVTFRPGQKLKNRVEEANNG comes from the coding sequence ATGGCGCTAACCAAAGCAGAAGTATCAGAACACTTATATGAAGAACTCGGTTTAAGTAAACGAGATGCCAAATTACTGGTAGAAGAGTTTTTTGAAGAGATCAGAGGAAGTTTAGAAGGTGGCGAGCAGGTTAAATTATCAGGTTTTGGTAATTTTGATTTGCGCGTTAAAAATGAACGACCAGGGCGAAACCCTAAAACAGGTGAAGATATCCCAATTTCTGCACGTAAAGTTGTAACTTTTAGACCGGGGCAAAAATTAAAAAACCGCGTTGAAGAAGCTAACAACGGTTAG
- the pheT gene encoding phenylalanine--tRNA ligase subunit beta has protein sequence MKFSESWLREWVNPAISSDELAHQITMAGLEVDGVDPVAGEFTNVVVGEVVECGQHPDADKLQVTKVNVGNEVVDIVCGAKNCRLGLKVAVAKVGAVLPGNFKIKKAKLRGVPSHGMLCSESEIGLAESSDGILELPVDAPIGTCIREYLKLNDVTIDVDLTANRGDCLGIKGIAREVGVLNNIAVTEVEITEQAATITDAIDVNIVAGQACPRYLARVIKNIDAQAVTPLWMVEKLRRCGVRAIDPVVDVTNFVLLELGHPMHAFDLAKIDGAINVRFADENEELTLLDGVDVKLSKETLVIADNSKALAMAGIFGGQDSGVTETTTDILLESAFFAPLAILGKARQYGLHTDASHRYERGVDPQLQRQAIERATALLLDIVGGEAGPVVEGISEEHIPAPRAVTLRRKKLDSRIGIHIETEQVTEILTRLGLTVEFNDDVWTATVPAYRFDISIEEDLTEEVARVYGYNNIPNVSPTAKLKMRSHKEAKLNIAKFRNTLVTRGYQEAITYSFVDPKVQSLLHPEEEVMTLPHPISSEMSVMRLSLWTGLIQSVVNNQNRQQSRVRLFECGLRFVPDSNAENGVRQQAMISGVITGLKTGEHWNLEKAAVDFFDAKGDVEALLALTANANAYEFKAADIPALHPGQTAAIYRGEVLVGYVGTIHPELERKLGLNGRTLAFELLQSEILQQKIPQASAISKFPANRRDIAVVVKNEINAKKVLQLIEKVGTNHLVSLELFDVYQGKGIEPGFKSLAIALTLQDNERTLEDKDISEVVNTVVDALKSELDASLRD, from the coding sequence ATGAAATTTAGTGAATCTTGGTTACGTGAGTGGGTAAATCCTGCGATATCTTCAGATGAGTTAGCTCATCAAATTACCATGGCTGGCCTGGAAGTAGACGGCGTTGACCCTGTTGCCGGTGAATTTACCAACGTTGTTGTTGGTGAAGTTGTTGAATGCGGGCAACATCCTGATGCAGACAAATTGCAAGTGACCAAAGTAAATGTTGGTAATGAAGTTGTTGATATCGTTTGTGGTGCTAAAAATTGTCGCTTAGGCCTTAAAGTCGCTGTTGCTAAAGTTGGTGCAGTACTGCCTGGTAATTTTAAAATTAAAAAAGCCAAACTACGCGGCGTACCATCACACGGTATGCTTTGTAGTGAATCTGAAATTGGTTTAGCGGAAAGCTCTGATGGCATTCTTGAATTGCCAGTGGACGCGCCAATTGGCACCTGTATTCGTGAATACTTAAAGTTAAACGATGTAACAATCGATGTTGATTTAACCGCAAACCGTGGTGACTGCTTAGGTATAAAGGGCATTGCCCGCGAAGTTGGCGTACTAAACAATATTGCTGTTACTGAAGTAGAAATTACAGAGCAAGCAGCAACAATTACAGATGCCATAGACGTGAATATAGTTGCAGGGCAAGCTTGTCCTCGTTATTTAGCTCGTGTTATTAAAAATATTGATGCGCAAGCGGTTACGCCTCTTTGGATGGTTGAAAAACTTCGCCGTTGTGGCGTGCGAGCAATCGACCCTGTTGTAGACGTGACTAACTTTGTACTGTTAGAGCTTGGTCATCCAATGCACGCATTTGATTTAGCTAAAATTGACGGCGCAATCAATGTTCGTTTTGCTGATGAAAATGAAGAATTAACCTTGTTAGATGGCGTTGATGTCAAACTTTCTAAAGAAACATTAGTGATTGCCGATAACAGCAAAGCGTTAGCTATGGCGGGTATTTTTGGTGGTCAAGATTCAGGTGTAACTGAAACCACTACTGATATTTTATTAGAAAGTGCGTTCTTCGCACCACTTGCTATTTTAGGTAAAGCTCGTCAATACGGCTTACACACTGATGCATCTCATCGTTATGAGCGTGGTGTTGACCCACAATTACAGCGTCAAGCTATTGAACGTGCAACTGCATTATTATTAGATATTGTTGGTGGTGAAGCTGGTCCTGTAGTTGAAGGTATTAGTGAAGAACATATTCCTGCGCCGCGTGCGGTTACATTACGTCGTAAGAAATTAGATTCACGTATCGGTATTCATATAGAAACTGAACAAGTGACTGAAATTCTTACTCGTTTAGGTTTAACGGTTGAATTTAACGATGATGTTTGGACAGCAACCGTTCCTGCTTATCGTTTTGATATCTCAATTGAAGAAGATTTAACGGAAGAAGTTGCCCGTGTATATGGATACAACAATATTCCTAATGTTTCTCCTACCGCTAAGCTTAAAATGCGTAGCCATAAAGAAGCAAAACTGAATATTGCCAAATTCCGAAATACTCTTGTAACTCGAGGTTACCAAGAAGCAATTACTTATTCATTTGTTGATCCAAAAGTTCAATCATTGTTACATCCTGAAGAAGAGGTAATGACCTTACCACATCCAATCTCTTCTGAAATGTCAGTAATGCGTTTAAGTTTATGGACTGGCTTAATTCAATCTGTAGTAAACAATCAAAATCGTCAACAGAGTCGTGTACGTTTATTTGAGTGTGGCTTACGATTTGTTCCTGACAGCAATGCTGAAAACGGTGTACGCCAACAGGCTATGATTTCTGGTGTGATCACTGGCCTAAAAACCGGTGAACATTGGAATTTAGAAAAAGCCGCGGTAGACTTCTTTGATGCCAAAGGCGATGTGGAAGCGTTACTTGCGTTAACTGCAAATGCTAATGCCTATGAGTTTAAAGCTGCAGACATCCCGGCACTACACCCAGGACAAACAGCGGCAATTTACCGTGGCGAAGTGTTAGTTGGTTATGTTGGTACAATTCACCCTGAGCTTGAACGTAAACTTGGCTTAAATGGTCGAACTTTAGCGTTTGAGTTATTACAAAGTGAAATTTTGCAGCAAAAAATACCGCAAGCTAGTGCCATTTCTAAGTTCCCTGCGAACCGAAGAGACATCGCTGTAGTAGTGAAAAATGAAATAAATGCAAAAAAAGTGCTACAACTCATTGAAAAGGTTGGCACAAATCATTTAGTTAGCCTAGAATTATTTGATGTATACCAAGGTAAAGGTATCGAACCCGGTTTTAAGAGTCTGGCAATAGCATTAACATTGCAAGATAACGAGAGAACACTTGAAGACAAGGATATCTCGGAAGTTGTAAATACTGTGGTCGATGCATTAAAAAGCGAACTTGACGCATCACTGAGAGATTAA
- the pheS gene encoding phenylalanine--tRNA ligase subunit alpha, producing the protein MNLDDIILQAEQAVASAADPAALDQIRVEFLGKKGKLTEQLKGLGKLSAEERPKAGQLINVAKQQVQKAIHLKGELLRSEQIKQKLAAESIDVTLPGNTIEHGGLHPVTRTIERIESFFGELGFEVKAGPEIEDDFHNFDALNIPDHHPARADHDTFYFNPKLVLRTQTSGVQIRTMETEKPPLRIISPGRVYRNDYDQTHTPMFHQVEGLMVDKDVSFTHLKGILHDFLHNFFEEDLEIRFRPSYFPFTEPSAEVDVMGKNGKWLEVLGCGMVHPNVLRSVGIDPEVYTGFAFGMGVERLSMLRYGVNDLRSFFENDLRFLKQFK; encoded by the coding sequence ATGAATTTAGATGACATTATCTTGCAGGCAGAACAAGCCGTAGCAAGCGCAGCCGATCCAGCTGCACTCGACCAAATAAGAGTTGAGTTTTTAGGTAAAAAAGGCAAATTAACTGAGCAATTAAAAGGCTTAGGTAAATTAAGTGCTGAAGAACGTCCTAAAGCGGGTCAGTTAATAAACGTAGCTAAACAACAAGTACAAAAAGCTATTCACTTAAAAGGTGAGCTTTTACGTAGTGAACAAATTAAGCAAAAATTAGCTGCTGAGTCTATTGATGTTACTCTTCCTGGTAATACTATCGAACATGGTGGTTTACACCCGGTAACGCGAACTATCGAACGTATAGAAAGCTTTTTTGGGGAATTAGGTTTTGAAGTAAAAGCCGGTCCTGAAATTGAAGATGATTTTCATAACTTTGATGCATTAAATATTCCTGATCATCACCCTGCTCGTGCTGATCACGATACGTTCTACTTTAATCCTAAATTAGTATTGCGTACGCAAACATCTGGTGTACAAATTCGTACCATGGAAACTGAAAAACCGCCATTGCGTATTATCTCTCCTGGCCGTGTATATCGTAACGATTATGACCAAACCCACACGCCAATGTTTCACCAAGTTGAAGGTTTAATGGTTGATAAAGATGTTAGCTTTACTCATTTAAAGGGTATTTTACATGACTTCTTACATAACTTTTTTGAAGAAGACTTAGAAATTCGCTTCCGTCCTTCTTATTTTCCGTTCACTGAGCCTTCAGCTGAAGTTGATGTTATGGGCAAAAACGGTAAATGGCTGGAAGTATTAGGTTGTGGCATGGTTCACCCTAATGTTTTACGCAGTGTTGGTATTGATCCTGAAGTTTATACCGGTTTTGCTTTTGGTATGGGGGTTGAGCGTTTAAGCATGTTACGTTACGGCGTTAATGACTTACGTTCATTCTTTGAAAATGATCTTCGCTTCTTAAAACAGTTCAAGTAG
- a CDS encoding ABC transporter permease, translating into MWQVFIKELIELLRDRKTLFFIIALPMVIFPVVFGVMGFLGTKAAITEQEKMIRYVLVNESVAPEFATALFYHNDFKSMKIEVENEDDIIEKIKADELDLVIVLNKDFKAQFNNSEPSVWKIYFNGSNIIGGTKRKVEEALATFSETLQKEMLINLGFDESQFEVFKKPIKFEEIDTADERESFGEQLGGFIPYLLIPLCLTGAMYPAIDLGAGEKERGTIETLLLTPISRFSLVIGKFLCILTTAVMTALITIFSMIFWSFIVGQLFDVQEVSEILSSVGWLDYGLIVLLLVPVAAIFSATLLAISIYASSYKEAQNYMGPLSIFVIFPVIVGMTPGISLNATWAIVPISNVALAIKELLKGTIDYSLLIPIFASTGVFAFISILFCVYWFNKESVLFR; encoded by the coding sequence ATGTGGCAAGTATTCATTAAAGAACTAATTGAGTTATTACGCGATAGAAAGACCCTATTTTTTATCATCGCCTTGCCAATGGTAATTTTCCCTGTGGTGTTTGGTGTAATGGGCTTTTTAGGCACCAAAGCAGCCATTACCGAACAAGAAAAAATGATCCGCTATGTGTTGGTTAATGAAAGCGTAGCCCCTGAATTTGCGACCGCATTGTTTTATCATAATGATTTTAAATCAATGAAAATTGAAGTAGAAAACGAAGACGATATTATAGAAAAAATAAAAGCTGACGAGTTAGATCTAGTTATTGTGCTCAACAAAGACTTTAAAGCGCAATTTAATAATTCAGAGCCATCAGTGTGGAAGATATATTTTAATGGCTCCAATATAATCGGCGGCACTAAACGTAAAGTAGAAGAGGCTTTAGCCACCTTTAGCGAAACGTTGCAAAAAGAGATGTTGATTAACTTAGGTTTCGATGAATCACAATTTGAGGTGTTTAAAAAGCCGATAAAGTTTGAAGAAATTGATACCGCCGATGAACGTGAAAGCTTTGGTGAACAGTTAGGTGGTTTTATCCCTTATTTACTCATCCCTTTGTGTTTAACCGGTGCTATGTACCCAGCAATTGATTTAGGCGCAGGTGAAAAGGAACGAGGCACCATTGAAACCTTGCTACTTACACCCATATCACGATTTTCGCTGGTCATTGGCAAGTTCTTATGTATTTTGACCACGGCTGTTATGACAGCGCTGATAACCATTTTTAGTATGATCTTTTGGTCGTTTATTGTTGGGCAACTATTCGATGTGCAAGAAGTTTCTGAAATACTTTCATCTGTTGGTTGGTTAGATTATGGCTTGATTGTGCTGCTTTTAGTACCTGTGGCGGCCATATTTTCGGCAACCTTATTGGCCATTTCTATATACGCCAGCAGTTATAAAGAAGCGCAAAATTATATGGGGCCATTGTCAATTTTTGTGATATTTCCAGTTATTGTTGGTATGACGCCCGGTATTAGCCTTAATGCAACCTGGGCGATAGTTCCGATATCTAATGTCGCATTAGCAATTAAAGAATTACTCAAAGGCACAATTGATTATAGTTTACTGATCCCAATCTTTGCTTCAACCGGAGTTTTCGCTTTTATTTCAATACTTTTTTGCGTTTATTGGTTTAATAAAGAGTCGGTTTTATTTAGATAA
- a CDS encoding ABC transporter ATP-binding protein gives MISVENLSKAFPIKAHKKKNNGQSKDPREQGNQFHALKDVSFHCDKGEVLGLLGPNGAGKTTALRILSTALKPDSGIINVSYVDVVKNPKIAKQKIGFLSGKTGLYGRLTARENIEFFAKLHGVTDEFLKNDADEIYESLAITSYLDRRVEHLSTGMQQKVSIARAVIHNPEVLVLDEPTTGLDIMATETIMEFVQLMKQQGTAVIFSTHHLDEIALLADRVSVIYQGVSCFDDSVGNFQQQASDLDLRKAFMNVLKGAQ, from the coding sequence ATGATATCAGTTGAAAATCTGAGTAAAGCATTTCCAATAAAAGCTCATAAGAAAAAAAATAATGGCCAAAGTAAAGATCCACGCGAGCAGGGCAATCAATTTCATGCACTAAAAGATGTCAGCTTTCATTGCGACAAAGGCGAAGTGTTAGGGTTACTTGGACCTAATGGCGCAGGCAAAACTACGGCCCTGAGAATTTTGTCTACGGCACTTAAACCTGACTCAGGTATCATTAATGTGAGTTACGTTGATGTGGTGAAAAACCCTAAAATTGCTAAGCAAAAAATTGGCTTTTTATCGGGTAAAACTGGTTTGTATGGGCGATTAACAGCTAGGGAGAATATAGAGTTTTTTGCTAAATTACATGGTGTGACTGATGAGTTCTTAAAAAATGACGCAGATGAAATTTATGAAAGTTTAGCCATAACCAGTTATTTAGACAGACGGGTAGAACACTTATCTACAGGCATGCAGCAAAAGGTATCAATAGCTCGTGCGGTAATACATAACCCTGAAGTTTTAGTACTTGATGAGCCGACGACTGGCCTAGATATTATGGCGACAGAAACCATAATGGAGTTTGTCCAATTGATGAAACAGCAGGGGACTGCAGTTATTTTTTCAACCCATCACCTTGATGAAATTGCGTTACTTGCCGATAGGGTTTCTGTCATTTATCAGGGGGTTAGTTGTTTTGATGACAGTGTGGGTAATTTCCAGCAACAAGCAAGTGATCTTGATTTACGCAAAGCCTTTATGAATGTTTTAAAGGGAGCACAATAG
- a CDS encoding M28 family metallopeptidase: MKTKSKLISLFSALTVTLTSTVGAKTFEQAYHEISADKLHEHVKIIASDEFEGRLPTTNGEKKVLDYLTTQFKNNGWKPGNNGSYLQAVELSEITAGDDTNLTIKGKGKTNKLNYLTEMVLGTSRVSELETITDSEIVFVGYGINAPEYKWNDYEGIDVKGKTVVMLVNDPGFASEIPSLFTGSAMTYYGRWTYKYEEASRQGAAAAIIVHETAPASYGWSVVKNGWSGPQYKLYAEDGNKSRVQIEGWLTTQSTHELFAQAGLEFNTYKNKAMLGPINKSLGLTATASVKSTIKRSTSHNFIATLPGSVTPEEHLLLTGHWDHMGSDDSLKGDKVYNGAHDNATGIAGIIEISRAVASLDTAPKRSITVIATTAEEQGLLGSKYYAENPIFPLAKTVGVLNLDSLNILGKTKDLVVNGLGKSEMENYLKVAAKKQNRILVKETNPAAGSYYRSDHFNFAKVGVPALYAGGGGKPVDAKTAEYRKKTLPIMRSCYHQLCDEYNPDWDFSGARQDLQVTFDVLYQVADSKDWPQWSKSSEFQR, from the coding sequence ATGAAAACAAAATCTAAATTAATTAGTCTTTTCAGTGCATTAACTGTGACTTTAACAAGTACGGTAGGCGCAAAAACATTCGAACAGGCATATCACGAAATTTCTGCAGATAAATTACATGAGCATGTAAAGATTATCGCTTCTGATGAATTTGAAGGAAGATTACCTACCACTAACGGTGAGAAAAAAGTACTCGATTACCTGACTACACAATTTAAAAACAATGGCTGGAAACCCGGTAATAACGGCAGTTATTTACAAGCAGTTGAGTTATCAGAAATAACCGCCGGCGATGACACCAACCTTACCATTAAAGGTAAAGGTAAAACTAACAAGTTAAATTACTTAACCGAAATGGTTTTAGGAACATCACGTGTTAGCGAGTTAGAAACAATAACCGATTCAGAAATTGTTTTTGTCGGTTATGGCATTAATGCACCGGAATATAAGTGGAATGATTATGAAGGAATCGATGTAAAAGGCAAAACTGTAGTAATGTTGGTGAACGATCCTGGCTTTGCATCAGAAATACCAAGCCTTTTTACCGGTTCGGCAATGACTTATTATGGTCGCTGGACTTATAAATATGAAGAAGCAAGTCGACAAGGTGCGGCTGCGGCAATCATAGTTCATGAAACTGCACCTGCATCATATGGATGGTCAGTTGTAAAAAATGGTTGGTCTGGCCCACAATATAAATTATATGCCGAAGATGGTAATAAAAGCAGAGTACAAATTGAAGGTTGGTTAACCACTCAAAGTACTCATGAATTATTCGCGCAAGCAGGTTTAGAATTTAACACTTATAAAAATAAAGCCATGCTTGGACCTATCAATAAATCATTAGGTTTAACGGCTACTGCTTCAGTAAAAAGTACCATTAAGCGCTCTACGTCTCATAACTTTATTGCAACGCTGCCAGGTAGCGTTACACCTGAAGAACACTTATTATTAACTGGCCATTGGGACCATATGGGCAGTGATGACAGTTTAAAAGGTGATAAGGTTTATAATGGAGCTCATGATAACGCCACAGGTATTGCCGGTATAATTGAAATATCTCGAGCTGTTGCCAGTTTAGACACAGCACCTAAGCGCTCTATTACCGTAATTGCCACGACAGCGGAAGAGCAAGGTTTATTAGGCTCTAAATATTATGCTGAAAATCCAATTTTTCCATTAGCCAAAACGGTTGGTGTACTAAACTTAGACAGTTTAAACATTCTTGGAAAAACAAAAGATTTAGTGGTGAACGGCTTAGGAAAGTCTGAAATGGAAAACTATCTTAAAGTCGCGGCGAAAAAACAAAATAGAATATTGGTAAAAGAAACCAACCCAGCGGCCGGTAGTTACTATCGCTCTGATCATTTTAATTTTGCTAAAGTTGGTGTTCCTGCTTTATACGCTGGTGGCGGTGGTAAGCCAGTGGATGCAAAAACGGCAGAATATCGTAAGAAAACTTTACCAATAATGCGCAGCTGTTATCACCAGCTATGTGATGAATATAATCCTGACTGGGACTTTTCAGGCGCAAGGCAAGATTTACAGGTTACTTTTGATGTACTTTATCAAGTAGCTGATTCAAAAGATTGGCCACAGTGGTCTAAATCAAGCGAGTTTCAACGTTAA
- the asnB gene encoding asparagine synthase B, with amino-acid sequence MCSIFCILDIKSDASALRGQAIEHSRLLRHRGPDWSGVYSNDNAILVHERLAIVDTENGAQPLYNQNRNNVLAVNGEIYNHKNLEANLNVDYAFQTKSDCEVILPLYEEFGVNFIDKLQGMFAFCLYNQEDNSYLIARDHMGIIPLYMGHDEHGNLVIASEMKALMPICKTVSEFPPGHYLDSNDGEIKQYYKRDWTEYDAIKDNTTDIAELRTSLEDSVKAHLMTDVPYGVLLSGGLDSSLISSITQKFSARRVEENDLSEAWWPKVHSFACGLEGSPDLIAAQKVADSIGTIHHSITFTVQDGIDALKEVIYHIETYDVTTIRASTPMCLMARKIKAMGIKMVLSGEGADEIFGGYLYFHKAPNAKEFHEELVRKLDKLHMFDCLRANKSMSAWGIEARVPFLDKEFMDVAMRINPEDKMCKDGKIEKHVLREAFEGYLPEEILWRQKEQFSDGVGYSWIDSLKEHVEEQVSDQQLANAEFKFPHNTPDTKEAYFYRTIFEEHFPLASAAECVPGGKSVACSTEAALAWDESFKNMADPSGRAVQAVHNESY; translated from the coding sequence ATGTGTTCAATTTTTTGTATTCTGGACATCAAGTCTGATGCCAGCGCGTTACGAGGGCAAGCCATAGAGCACTCTCGTTTATTAAGACACCGAGGGCCAGATTGGTCTGGAGTTTATTCAAATGACAATGCTATTTTAGTGCACGAGCGCTTAGCGATTGTTGATACCGAAAATGGCGCACAACCTTTATATAATCAAAATCGAAATAATGTGTTAGCTGTTAATGGCGAGATCTACAATCATAAGAACCTTGAAGCTAATTTAAACGTTGATTATGCATTCCAAACTAAATCTGACTGTGAAGTGATTTTACCTTTATACGAAGAGTTTGGTGTTAACTTTATCGATAAATTGCAAGGCATGTTTGCTTTTTGTTTATATAACCAAGAAGACAACAGTTATTTAATTGCTCGTGATCACATGGGGATTATTCCTTTATACATGGGCCATGATGAACATGGTAACCTTGTTATCGCCTCTGAAATGAAAGCGCTAATGCCTATTTGTAAAACAGTAAGTGAGTTTCCTCCGGGACATTACTTAGACAGCAATGATGGCGAAATCAAACAGTACTACAAGCGTGATTGGACTGAATATGATGCCATTAAAGATAACACTACTGATATTGCTGAATTAAGAACATCTTTAGAAGATTCAGTAAAAGCTCATTTAATGACAGACGTACCTTACGGGGTGCTATTATCAGGTGGTTTAGATTCATCATTAATATCATCTATCACCCAAAAGTTTTCAGCTCGCCGTGTTGAAGAAAACGATTTATCTGAAGCTTGGTGGCCAAAAGTTCATTCATTTGCCTGTGGTTTAGAAGGCAGCCCCGATTTAATTGCCGCGCAAAAAGTGGCTGATTCAATTGGTACTATTCACCATAGTATTACCTTTACTGTTCAAGATGGTATTGATGCCTTAAAAGAAGTGATTTATCACATTGAAACCTACGATGTAACGACAATACGTGCATCAACACCTATGTGCTTGATGGCTCGTAAAATTAAAGCTATGGGCATTAAAATGGTGTTGTCTGGCGAAGGTGCAGATGAAATTTTTGGCGGTTACTTATACTTCCATAAAGCGCCAAATGCTAAAGAATTCCATGAAGAGTTAGTACGCAAGTTAGATAAGCTACATATGTTTGACTGCTTACGTGCCAACAAGTCAATGTCGGCTTGGGGAATTGAAGCTCGTGTACCATTTTTAGATAAAGAGTTTATGGATGTGGCAATGCGTATCAATCCAGAAGACAAAATGTGTAAAGATGGCAAAATTGAAAAGCACGTACTTCGTGAAGCGTTTGAAGGCTACTTGCCAGAAGAAATTTTATGGCGTCAAAAAGAACAATTTTCTGATGGCGTTGGTTACTCTTGGATTGACAGTTTAAAAGAGCATGTTGAGGAACAAGTATCTGATCAGCAATTAGCGAATGCAGAATTTAAATTCCCGCATAACACACCAGATACTAAAGAAGCGTACTTCTACCGCACAATATTTGAAGAGCACTTCCCGTTAGCATCAGCTGCAGAATGTGTTCCAGGTGGTAAGTCAGTAGCCTGTTCAACAGAAGCGGCACTGGCATGGGATGAAAGCTTTAAAAACATGGCAGATCCTTCTGGCCGTGCTGTACAAGCGGTTCATAACGAAAGTTACTAG
- a CDS encoding flavin-containing monooxygenase, with amino-acid sequence MYDYIVVGGSQAGLAMGYQLKKLGVRFLIVDSGDEIGSAWLNRWDSLTLFTPKQYNGLPGLAYQGPNEYPTKYDVAAYLSEYVSTFNLPIQLQTTVQALHKNNQNYVLDTPLGELQCKNVVVATGPFHTPSIPGFAANIDSNITQIHSSAYKSPQQLQAGDTLVVGGGDSGVQILSEIADTGRVCFSSGVNSLASLPQSFLGKTLWWWLKNLGVLSLSKHSYLGKQIAKRMQPVIGTNVKKLLARDNVKQVGRTVSAESNLITFSDTEVRSIKNIVWATGYKPDFSWLGNVKLDEQGYPENYRGVSAVQGLYFIGLPWMHTRGSATLGGVGKDSEYLHKYIANLTSATENVPVGNFA; translated from the coding sequence ATGTACGATTATATTGTGGTAGGTGGTAGCCAGGCTGGATTAGCTATGGGCTATCAATTAAAAAAATTAGGCGTTCGTTTTTTAATTGTCGACAGTGGTGATGAAATAGGCAGTGCTTGGTTAAACCGTTGGGATTCATTAACGCTATTTACTCCAAAACAATACAATGGTCTTCCAGGACTTGCTTATCAGGGCCCTAATGAATATCCGACTAAGTATGATGTTGCCGCTTATTTATCTGAATATGTATCAACGTTTAACTTACCGATACAGCTTCAAACTACGGTACAAGCGTTACATAAGAATAATCAAAACTATGTTCTTGATACACCTTTGGGCGAGCTGCAATGTAAAAATGTAGTCGTTGCTACCGGGCCATTTCATACGCCTTCTATTCCTGGCTTTGCTGCTAATATTGATTCTAATATTACCCAAATACATAGCTCAGCCTATAAAAGTCCACAACAATTACAAGCAGGCGATACCCTAGTGGTTGGCGGCGGTGATTCCGGCGTACAAATTTTATCTGAAATTGCCGATACTGGCCGTGTTTGCTTCAGCTCTGGCGTCAACAGTTTAGCATCATTGCCACAGTCGTTTTTAGGCAAAACGCTATGGTGGTGGCTTAAAAATCTCGGCGTTTTATCTTTGTCGAAACATTCATACTTAGGCAAACAAATTGCTAAACGAATGCAACCTGTTATTGGTACTAATGTCAAAAAATTACTTGCTCGAGATAATGTTAAGCAAGTTGGCCGAACTGTTTCGGCAGAGTCCAATTTAATCACTTTTAGCGATACAGAAGTGCGTAGCATAAAGAACATCGTTTGGGCGACGGGATATAAGCCTGACTTTTCTTGGTTAGGTAATGTAAAACTGGATGAGCAAGGTTACCCTGAAAACTATCGTGGTGTATCTGCTGTTCAAGGGTTGTATTTTATTGGTTTACCTTGGATGCATACACGAGGGTCAGCCACTCTTGGCGGGGTAGGAAAAGATTCTGAATACTTGCATAAGTACATCGCAAACTTAACATCTGCAACTGAAAATGTTCCTGTTGGAAATTTTGCTTAA